The proteins below come from a single Aegilops tauschii subsp. strangulata cultivar AL8/78 chromosome 6, Aet v6.0, whole genome shotgun sequence genomic window:
- the LOC109752694 gene encoding uncharacterized protein — MDPSQMMPRSFPMWPPPPPPAASDAMPPPPLPLPQPFLAPPPPQPQPQPNRGWKRKNNPNNNNLAGGGAYQPPAIGDLQVQNRAKARRWFNNPNNPGGGGGNNNPNNAGGRKYFFPKSNKAGNKAKAPRNTTSFIIRAKRAGGIASLVSPCPVTPAVLPTPRISPSREGLSDMAQQQWGVDGYGSMKGLIRLRASSPRHPDAEGEGEGDDDSSSGSDVEEHVEVERRLDHDLSRFEMVYPGGMGNAAGYVFEDLDDEYDQDVHVARLEEENLTLKERLFLMEQEVGDMRRRLEAIEARFAGADGAAAGSADNAAAVLQQSADAGAGAENAVVVLQQRANADAENAVVENGVDAAAVAGDAVIESLEDANANTAGAENANLLEKEKGDAASASDDTVEDALKNDTEMDVAASASANAVEFALKNDTEMGDAGNLVEEALENVAAAADVVSGANNAVKESDITRGDVEQEKSAEDMSGAGSEKKVEDMAGAGSEKNAEMADTSGSGEEDGKEQA, encoded by the coding sequence ATGGATCCCAGCCAGATGATGCCCCGGAGCTTCCCCAtgtggccgccgccgcccccgccggccgcCTCCGACGCCatgcctccgccgccgctgccgctgccgcagCCCTTCCTCGCGCCGCCCCCGCCACAGCCCCAGCCCCAGCCCAACCGCGGCTGGAAGCGCAAGAACAACCCCAACAACAACAacctcgccggcggcggcgcctaCCAGCCCCCCGCCATCGGCGACCTGCAGGTGCAGAACCGCGCCAAGGCCCGCCGCTGGTTCAACAACCCCAACaaccccggcggcggcggcggcaacaaCAACCCCAACAACGCCGGCGGCCGCAAGTACTTCTTCCCCAAGTCCAACAAGGCCGGCAACAAGGCCAAGGCGCCGCGCAACACCACCTCCTTCATCATCCGGGCCAAGCGGGCGGGGGGCATCGCCTCGCTCGTCTCCCCCTGCCCCGTCACGCCCGCCGTGCTCCCCACCCCGCGCATCTCCCCCTCCCGCGAGGGCCTCTCCGACATGGCGCAGCAGCAGTGGGGCGTCGACGGCTACGGCTCCATGAAGGGCCTCATCCGCCTCCGCGCATCCTCCCCCCGCCACCCCGATGCCGAGGGCGAAGGCGAAGGCGACGACGACTCCAGCAGCGGCAGCGACGTCGAGGAGCACGTCGAGGTCGAGCGCCGCCTCGACCACGACCTCAGCCGCTTCGAGATGGTCTACCCCGGCGGGATGGGCAACGCCGCCGGCTACGTCTTTGAGGACCTCGACGACGAGTACGACCAGGACGTGCACGTCGCCAGGCTCGAGGAGGAGAACCTCACCCTCAAGGAGAGGCTCTTCCTCATGGAGCAGGAGGTCGGCGACATGAGGCGCCGTCTTGAGGCCATCGAGGCGCGCTTTGCAGGGGCGGATGGCGCTGCTGCTGGCAGCGCCGACAATGCTGCTGCTGTCCTCCAGCAGAGTGCTGATGCTGGTGCTGGTGCTGAGAATGCTGTTGTTGTCCTCCAGCAGAGGGCTAATGCTGATGCTGAGAATGCTGTTGTGGAGAATGGCGTTGATGCCGCGGCTGTTGCAGGCGACGCTGTAATTGAGTCTCTGGAAGATGCTAATGCTAATACTGCTGGTGCTGAAAATGCTAATCTACTCGAGAAAGAGAAGGGTGATGCTGCCTCTGCTTCTGATGACACTGTTGAGGATGCTCTGAAGAATGACACTGAGATGGATGTCGCTGCCTCTGCTTCTGCTAACGCAGTTGAGTTTGCTCTGAAGAATGACACCGAGATGGGTGATGCTGGCAACTTGGTTGAGGAGGCTCTGGAGAATGTCGCGGCGGCGGCTGATGTCGTTTCTGGTGCTAATAATGCAGTCAAGGAGTCTGACATTACCAGGGGTGATGTAGAGCAGGAGAAGAGCGCTGAGGACATGTCTGGTGCAGGTTCAGAGAAGAAGGTTGAGGACATGGCCGGTGCAGGTTCAGAGAAGaatgcagagatggctgatacTTCTGGAAGTGGAGAGGAAGACGGCAAGGAGCAGGCCTGA